The nucleotide window TTGACTCGTCCGCCATATTCATTGTTCTGCAGTCAAAGACAGGCAGGCAGCAAGTCAGTAAAAAAAAGTCTCCAGTATAGATTGTTATGATGTAACGGCTGTTTTGCTGATTGTTTACGGTTGCGTACATCAGTGAGGTTGCTCAAAATTTTCCTTCCGTCGACAAAGTAGATCTCCAGTATGTTTGTGAATGACTGCTTATCGAGCCGCAAGAGCCTGCAAAGTTCGCAAACACGAACACTGTATGGCTGTGGGATGTTGCAAAGGATAGCGATTTCTCCGAAAGAACTCTCAGGCTCCAACATCAAAATAGTCTCCTCTTGACCGTCTTCGCCGATGCCAACACCTTCCTGAATAGCATAGGAATTGTACAGTAAGTGATAGTTTGGTCCAAAAGGAACTCCATAAGCAAACCTGTCTGGTTACTAAAGTATGTATGAAAGAATTGGGCAACTATCACTAGGCCTGAACTCACCAGCGCACCGTGACAGACAAAGTATATCTGATCAACTGCACTGCCTTGCTCCAAAATAACCTCTCCTGGTAGGAAGAACTCTTCTTGGAGTCTGATGACCTGCCAGGAGCAAGAACACGTTAGAGAGATCTTCGGGATATTTTTCAAACTTTATTTTACACAATATATCAGCATACATAATTTTGGCCGAGAAAGGAATACTTACAATCTGTTGAATGAATTCTGCTGAGCAGCCTTTGAACAGTGGAGTGCTTTCAACATATGGCTTATACAGTGTTTGAGAAATCTGCAGACACAATAACATTTACCATCAATCACTACAGAGAACACAGTTGATACTCCATGTAAAGATATAAATACTTGCGAAGCATTAGCATCAGAGCCTCAGAAGTTAGAACAGTATCACAGAAGGATAGGAAGAGATCCAAAATATAACTCGTTACCTTTGCACGAATTGAAATAGGGATATCCTGAAGTACAGAAGCTTCAGTGTAGCTGCTCTCATACTGCAACCTCAGATGCCCCTTGATCTGTTCCCTTATCTCTTTCCCAAGTTTATTCCTGTTCATATACCTGATGACTTCTTTCATTTTGTCCCTGAATCGCTCGGTTCTCGAGCCTTTGACGATAAGCGCAGTCATGTTACCGATGAGGTAAGCGCCAAGAATCATATCAAAGGAGACATAGATCATGACAAATATCATTTCCCTGACATTTACAGCATGAATGTCACCATAACCTGCAGAGGGAAAAGGTCTCAGCATTTCAGGATACGGAACACATTCCAAGTTTCTGAGAAAACTGAGATGGCAAGGCAACATGAGACCAAAACTTACCAACAGTCGCCATTGTGACGATTGCAAAGTACAGTGAGGTGGTATAAAGCTTGATAAGATCAAGCTCCCTGAAATGATCATAGCTGTACTCCCCCAACTTCAAACTCCCTATCCATGTATTTCCTTCCATTGACTCGGGTAGCGTTGTGGCCAGGTAATAGAAGATACAGGCTGCTGTGTGTGTGCAGTAGATCTCCACAACTATGAGTTTCACTATTCTTGTGAACAGATAATTCACGCGGATATCCTTTTCCAGATCCCTGAAGAACTCTGTTACCTTCAGAGCTCGTGTTAAACGGATCCACAATAGGTATCTTACTTCTTCTTTACTGCCGCAAGCCTGTTTTTCAGTTCATGATATAAACCGTGAGCAGAAAATTTCAACATGTCAACTAACTAGAAATGAAAAATATTAGCAAAGGGTAACCTTGTAGATAATATCCCATGGGAAGCAaccaaggagatcaaaaatgaaGCTTGATTTGCAGTACCTGGATCAAGTGAGCAAATAAATCAGAGGTTAGAAGTCAGGTTTGAATTATTGCATGACATGTTCCAGAAAGTACACAAAGCAAAAGCCTTAATATGATATTGCAAGAATAAAGTTAAATGTACAACATGCAAATGCCCTACTATAATATTGCAAGAATAAAGTTAAATGTAGAACATGCAAATGCCCTTCTGGAAAAGCATTTTCATTTCGAAAGGCCGTAGCTGACTTTATTAAGAGAGAAGTAAAAGTTAAAGTACAGCAAGGCAACACAGTAAGCACTTCCATTTCAGCAATATAAAAATAATTGAGAGGTCCAGCATATCATTCTTGAGATCCACCATTTTAATGATTCGGATGGTTTATAATAATGCAGGGCATTTTCCGGTTATTGTAGTGCACTTTCAAGCATAAGATGAGGAAATATTTACCGGAGGGCAATAGAGGTCGGATTGCGTACGATGCGGTACGTGTCGGGGTCGCGGTAGGCCACGAAAAACTTGAGAACAATATCAATGAGGAAGGCAATCTGCCCAACTATGTCCAAGACGAACAGTTTGTCGGGGAGGCCCCGGAAGAAGCCGAATTCGAAGGGCGTAAAGAAGGAACTGTACACCGCCCAAACCAGTATGAACTTGGTCCATAGCAGATACCACCTGCAGGGAGACATATCAGTAAATTGACACCCTCCTGCTGTTGCCATAGTAAAATGTCCATTTGTGATTTGTTGAAGGGAGCAAAAGATTACATAAAAACCGACTTTAATTTATTTACCACAGTTACTGACTGACAATCATACAATTTGCTCTCTGAAAAATGTCAAGTTGATTGGGAGAGTGGCTACTGTAGAAGCCTAGAACCACACACTACACTGCCTTTGCAAATTAGGTCAAAAGCATTAAAGCATTAATTAGGCCAAACGTGCCCGATGTTTAAGGATTGGTGCACACAGTGTTAACCAGTTGTCTTCGGTGAGATCACACGCATACTCCATGATGCACATGAGCATGTCAGGGGTGGGTGATGTGGCCATGAGTGGGTTCCTCCTGTGCACCGATCCTCCAACGGTACTCATACCAGTGGTAAACTAATTGGGTCGATCGGAACCACTTGGCGCGAAATAAATTTAAATGACGATGCGTCTGTCACGGAGCCACCTCATCTCTAACAAGATCTGTTACAATCACATCCATTTTACTTTATAGTACATCATCAGATTATTATTATTTTGCAATTTTCATGTACTCGTAGTGCCACTTTTACATAACCACAGAGCGTACACGCTCAGCTGTAATAATCTATAGCCCTGCTGAACTTAAAATTTTAGTCATGAGCACACAGTTACGACAAGTCGGAGACTTTCTCGAAAAAAAAGGTCAAGACATCGAGGAGGGAAGACATTGCAAATGTCTTACGGTATATGCGACTCGCTCTGTAAACAAATGTACTAAGACGTTTTATATACGAACTGGATGTCACCAATTCTGTCTGATTATGCTAACACTGTCCACATCATGCCCATGGATTAGCTGTCAAGAGATCCCACACATGGCCGCAGAACTGATTGCTGCTCTAAGCACACCCAGTTAAATATTTCCCccgggataacgactccagctacCTCACCGCCGGATTAGCAGCGCTAAACCAACCCGATCATCCTGATGAATACTTTAGGCGGTTCAAACTATGGACCTGGCCAAGTCAGCCAAGAAACGAAGTGGGATTTGGGGAGCACGACGTACGTTGGCGAGAACCAGGCGGCCGCACACCTGGTTGGCGCGGAGGAGGAAGCTTGCTCGTGCAAGCCATATATATAGCCTACTTGTCATGTTGTGGTAAGCAGAGACCTCTGTGCTATACTTGGATTGGTATGTATAGCTGGTGATAACAGCTATATGCATATGCGCACGTAGTTGACGCGGCTTAAATCCTCTGCTAATTTACCGAATACTTTTTCTTTTAGGAAATTTTTACTGATGTGTATGCCTGCatatattttttttgaaaagaaggatgtaaccccggcctctgcatctggacgatgcataaACCATATATATACCGTACGTTTTTCTGCTCTTCTTGCACGCCGTGCTAAACATATCCCAAGTTGAAGGTTTTGAAAAACCAGGAAAGAAAAGGAGAGGTAGTAGAAAGACGAGAGTCACGAAACGATTTTCTGGGGAGTGCTTTGGGTACTCTCTCATATCATCCACGTACGGGGCTAAAAGCGGATAATGAAAGGGCCCGGGTCTTTCATGGGATAATTCATCAGGGTGCCAGTAGCTTCCACCCTTCTTTTCAGATTCACGGGACAACATTTCACCCTTGTATATATTCAAACAAACAAAAAACTGTATCTCACTTTCATTTTCATGGAAGGAGACAATCAATTTTCTCCGACCACAGCATGTCGATCGCATCCCTCCTTTTTATCAGGCCATAGTTTATCAAGCCgtggaaaaagaaaaaaaaagggaAGTTAAATTGTGCTGTCTATTTCCCGGCGCATTTATCTAGACAAACGATCTCTGCGAGCAGGCATGCTTCTAGCTCAAAAGAACTGAAAAAATTAACCCGACTAGAATCGGGACGCGGAAAAGGGAAGCTAGTAAAGCAAAAGCAATCTGCTATCCCGGTTTCTATGGCCCCCGGACACGATCCCGTGAACGCCGGCGTAGCTGTAGCTACCTACACCTACATGCTATGCTACATGTGGCTGCCTGCCTGCCGACGAAGCAAGCTTGCCTGCTCACGGCGCACCCTGCTGGCGAGCTCATCAACAAACGACCGGATCGCGGTCAGGAACAATGCACACACTGTTGGACGGAACGGGAACGATTGGATGAGGCCAGAGTAAAACCAGAAATTACGAGGGAAAAAATATGATATTTCTGGTACTTCTGCGGCTTgggtttattttattttattttattgagAAACTGCTTGTGTTTGTAATTGTAGCAACAGCAAAACGACCGATCGAGCTTCCAGAACACGCCGGCGCGACGGCCAGCGTGCGCGCGGAAGCATCGAGAAGCCAGGAAGGAAAATGGAGAGAGCCGGGGAGGGAGGTGGGGCGTGTGCTGTTGTTGCTGCTACGTACTTGTTGTCGGGGAGGATGATGTGGTCGTGGAAGAACCCGTCCTCGCCGtcgacggcggggcggcgaggggggCGCCGGCGGCGCGGGCCGAGCCGGAGGTCGGAGCCGAAGAGCGCCAGCCGGCTGTTCCGCGACGACTGGAGCCGGTCGCGCACCTCCTCCACCTCGtactccttctcctcctcctcgaccaCCTCCATCTCCGTCTCCTCCCCCACCCTCCTCTTCGACCCCAGCCTGCCCATCGCGCCGCACGAGCTAGCTAGCTACCGCGCGCACGCACGAACGCCGCGGCACGAGCACGCCGGGCCAAGGCAGCGCTCCAGTGGAAGCAAGCAAAGGATGGTGGAGCTTCGGTACGTTTCGAAAGCCGAGCTTTGGTGAGTGGGGCGCGATGGGAGCTGGACGGGAGGCGGGCTGAGGGAAGGCGGCGATGGACGGGCTTATTTATAGGGTGAACAGTGGCAGCCGGCAGCGGGAGGTGGAGGGGTCGAGTCTTTATGACCACGGTGGCCCGTCTGTGCGTCGGTTACAACGGGCGGCAACCCTTTTCTGAAACCTATTCGAGATTTGGTCCTAATTTAAAAAAAGTCGAAATCTGACTCTTTTGCTATCGTCAGGATTTATGGTGGTAGGGATATTCCTACCGCCAAACATACTGGTGGTAGCCTGTACAATCCTACCGTCAAGGTGCTTGGCGGTAGGTACGAGCACGTATTGTATTCAACACTTAGGAAAATTTTACGGTGGGGCATGCAACCCTATCGTAAGAGACTTTAACGATAGGCTGTTAGACTCTATCATCATGAACCTTGACGGTAGCAAAAAGATCAGATTTTAAAATTTTATTAAACTAGATCAGATTTCAAATAGATATTAGAAAAAAATCAAAACACGAAATTTAGCCACCGCAGACGGACGACGGCCGTGGCCGGTCATCTCATTCCCGGACCGACGAGACCTCCATGAAATGGcgaaaaaacaacaacaacaacaaaaaatcTCTTTTCGGACGTGTAAATTTTGCTACTGCCTGGATGTCGGGAGTGAATACACTGCTCGAAAAGGCAGAGAAATGGATTACTCTGCTGTTCGCTCGTGAAACAATGGCCTTGGGTTATCATCAAAAGAGAAAATGGCCTAGGAAATTGATGGCCGTAGAATATTTTTGTTGCGCTGCCTCGTGACGGCAGCTATAGCTATGTTTCAGAGAGAGTACTGTGTGGGCatttcttttttttttgagatATTTTTTCTATCTATTCATCAACTTTGAAGGTAGTAAAAAGAATATCAGAAGTAAAAGCTACATTTATATCCGTAGACCATCTAACGACAAATGTAAGCATTGTAGCGAGCTGAAGACATGCCATAGTCATCGCCCATCCCTAATTAGAGCAAGGCATTTCATTAATTAAGAACGAAGGGTTTCATAAGATTCAGATATCAGTCACACAGTGGCAAAATAAAGCAATTACACGTGAATTAAAATGAAATCTAAGGGCATCTACAATGGCAACCCACAAAAACCTCCCGCACCCGTCCGTGAATAGGAGGATCAGTTTGCGGACATAGATGCGGGAGGCAGCCATCCAACTGTAGCCGCATTCTATTCGCTTCAAATTCAAATCTATGTTGAACGCATCGGATCACACTCGCGTCGGATCGCGTCCCCGATCACAACCAAAAGGAGGCAAATATGCTTAATTTGTACATGACTGAATCCACACAAAAAAAATAGTCCGACAATTCGTGCATATCTGCTGCACCGGACCAGCCATTCCAGCAAGATGGTTCCCGATCAAGAGGTGCCGTCGACGCCGCGTAGGCAGCCTCCGcgtccgcctccgcctccgccacGTCTTCATCTTGCGCCGCCGCCAATTGATCTTTCTGCCGCTCCAGCATCTGATAGCGGACGGATTGCACGATAATTTTAGCGTCGGCATCCAAAGAGTCGATATTCAAGGTCAACATCTTGGCATCCTCCGCATTGGCGGCGATCTTCACCCTCTTTTCCTTGagcgtggccttcttctcctcaaGCGCTGCCTTCCTCTCCTCGATCATGGTCCTCCTCTCTTTGAGCTTGATCTTCTTCTCCGTCGCATCCATCAACTGATTGAACCTCTCCGCCTTTCCGCTCGTTCTTGATGTTCGAGCGCCTCACACATGCATCTTCCTTCTTTGCCAAGATCTCCTCGAACCTCTCCGTCAGCTTGGCCATTGCACCTTCTCGCTTCGCCCTCTCCTCTCACTTCTTTTCCTGGAGATTTCTTCTAACCTTTTTCGACGGTTCTTGGGCTGGGTTGGTAGGGTCACCGGTTTATTTGTCGTTGGCTTGGGCGGCGGTCATGGCAATGAAAAGGTTCCACTTCGGCTGTGCATTCAACTTCAACCAATAATGCATGACGGTGAAGGACTTCTTCTCCAACTTCTTGTACACCACAGAAGCACGAGTAGGTTACAAAAGAGAAACAATGCATATCCGTTTGTGAGCAATAAAACAATACATGTCCGGCTAGTGAtcaacaaaactaaagcatatccAGCTAGTAATCAACAAAATTAGAGCATATCCGGCTAGTGATCAACAAAACTCACTAATAGAAAAGGGCctaatgtgaagcacattagtcccggtttgtagctgaaccggcactaatgtgatcATTAGTGCCGATTcaaacggctaggcgggcggcactcattagtaccagttcgtggagaacctttagtactggttcgtgccacgaaccggtactaaagagttTGTGGCATACTGTGGCCCCACCAGCCCCTTCAGTACTGGTTCATGCCACAAACCGGTGCTAAAGTTTTGCCATGTAGCGGTTTTTTAGTCCCGCCTCACTTCCCTAAGAGGgtttttaccaccttaaatatgttactgctcaaactatcacaaccacttggtcttcattgaactctatgtgtaggaTCTGTGGCCGCAATAAACCGGCGAAGATTCCTATTGACAATTTAGATTATACACaaaagatcattgatgatcaatgtatttttatgtatatttttacatgttttaaaactccagactttttttgcgttcagtatgcatcattcaaagccacgtcatcaactttcaaccctttctgccttcattttctatttttcatgcatttactgatttattttgagctaaatgaccctaaaattgaaaaacactccaaatgaactctgaaaaggttgaaacttcgcatggtatcatcatttcacccacatagcatgtgcaaaaaattagagagggttacgacaaaaactgggTGCACTTCATGTATAAACTGGACACTCTCTTCcaaagtatcagggtttcagacgaaaACTCACCTGTTACAAAGGCACTTcattttttttaaacttattacaactccagactttttATGCATTCattatgcaccattcaaagccacgtcgtcaactttcaaccctttgTGCCTTCATCTGctattttcatgcatttactgatttgttttgagctaaatgaccctgaaattgaaaatcactacaaatgaactctgaaaaggttgaaattTGGGacggtatcatcatttcatccacatagcatgtgcaaaaaagtagagagggttacggcaaaaactgggtgcacttcgtgtacaaattggacactctctttcgaagtatcaggatTTCGGAAGAAAACTCATTTGTTACAAAGGCACCTTATTTTTTTCAAACTTACAACTTTAGACTTTTTAAACTCATATGTTAAAAAAGTAGAGAGAGTTACGGAAATTTAACAtgagaaaaaagaatcactgaaaaatctatttttaaagttaagttattcacaaactagtgattcacacaaatttcaaataattcaaatttaaactattcaaatttggaAACTACtgacactaacagaaagtttgtaattttttgtacctaaagcaaaaatattcacaaagaaactctaaatacaacaaaaaactactcagaaataaatagaagaaaataaataaagaagaaaagaaaaaaactatataaaaaatatttgcacgctgcccagtgggcctgctCGGCCTTGGGCGTGGATATGCGGGCCCATAAGGCCCAGCAGGATCACAGGGCAGCACGCCAAAGTTAGGCCCAGAAGcatgctttagagaggagctcgaaggagcagccgcggttgggtttataaaccagtgcggccgCCCTTCGCCCGGCGAGGTGAAACTAAACTTTGTGCACCGCGGGTGGAAgtgcaccccctttagtaccggttcttggctccaaccggtactagaggggggtctttagtaccagttgcagtcacgacccggtactaaagggggtcgcttcccgccgcttggcctggccaaatttgacctttagtaccggttggtggctccaaccgatactaaaggcccctcctatatatacaGCACTTACGAAAATTACAGTTAGTTTCTGTTCATTTACTTCGTTGCGCccatccccgtcgccgccgcccccgtcgcgcgctcctcgtcgccgcccccgtcgtcgCCGTCCCAGCCCATCCGGCCCCGTCGTCGCCCCGGCCCGCCCCGTCCGCCCCAGCCTGCCCCCGTCGCGCGTGCCCCATCGCCGCCCAGCCCGTCCCCGTCGCCTCGCATCGCTGATCGTCGCCTCACTGTAAGATCGACCGCCTGACCCCctgccgcgcgccgccgccctctctctcacacacagtACACACACACAAACAGAGACAATTTTTTACACTTTTaatttatataaatgttagattaatgtcaaatgtagatgattaatgtcaaatgttagatgaattagatagaaatatatgttagatattaatgtcaaatgtcaGATGAATTAGATGGAAATATCTAGATATTAATGTTAGATGATGAGTTAGTTTTTTATACTTTTAGTTATACATGaattagatatattaatgtcaaatgttagatgaattagatatattaaatttaggtatatgagatttgatcatctaattaaaattttactatatatagaactagctactttatttttaataagaaaattaatagaactagtttatttttagtaagtgcttagttgaattaatgaactagttgaattaatagaactagtttgttgaattagttgaattaatagaactagtaagtgtttatcaattaatgtttcaactatgaacataggaaatgttgTCTGACGATGAAAATGATTCCgttatgtgcgaatactgcgaagacaAGCACGGCATGTGCGACAGAAATTTCCTagttgatgataggcgcttcaacATCAAGCTGAATGAGACCATCGAAGTGGATATAGTAAGTCAcaaacgacaagtcttttttcgtactTAAGCATGacatgcttcatttgcttcaacttataattttaaattttcactattctactagcgtatcccctgccatgcaaaaacttttgtcttggataagataggtttcagtcctaacaaaactatggagataaagagagtttacttgaggaccaagcatggttatacctttgacgtcaaattatacaatgcagacagctacacccattttgaatgcaaaacttggcaagcattatgcaaggcttatgcatttgagcctgatatggttatcacttttgatattcgtccgaaagatgatattgaaggtaatagagacatttgggtcaatgtgcagacgcctccagttctaccattatgtgagtttctcaagcatatttatgtcttcgatattgtttattcaaaaatagttgacaactaatttttATTGAAAGCTTATTTCCATTCAAGAAAACATGTTCgacgcttggtagacaggaccgtccattgtcccggggctgaactaaactgcgaggagataggtcattatgtttcatggcttgaggatcttgatgctgtcaagagaaattattttcttcaatttgaaaatcttagtactcaaaacatgcgaccaatagtgttcatattgaactacggtcacatctatttaagCAAGATGGtgagatttttactatttgtcctcagtgcatcttttgcatacattatttttaagctaaacttcattgctaagtatgttactatatgATGTTCTTCCATAGGGACTCTCGATGatagttgtgcctcagtggatcgagactaaaggtcgcatgtcaatggttagcttacggccaagacaTCCTACAACGCACACGAGTGCATTCGGGATTTCTAAAaccgaggaatgcttaatagtgaaagactggagcaaaattgtgaaggatcatagagaagtactagggggcagcaagaATCAGACGAAGCGCAACCCATGATTAGGAGACAGGTttatctgcatgctccaatatgatgaatcaggatttgtacacatgttctatgctattttacccaagagagagcagcaggagtgactagctagttcatgctattagtacttgtcctctcatgtccgtgttctttgtcctgaacttaatctcaaagtgatttgcttttgtggccggtcttatgaacgcttataatctcatgaccatgttgaactcgatgatatctttgcttctggtacaagtgaatgtttcttctttaagctggta belongs to Triticum urartu cultivar G1812 chromosome 7, Tu2.1, whole genome shotgun sequence and includes:
- the LOC125518775 gene encoding potassium channel KOR1-like — translated: MGRLGSKRRVGEETEMEVVEEEEKEYEVEEVRDRLQSSRNSRLALFGSDLRLGPRRRRPPRRPAVDGEDGFFHDHIILPDNKWYLLWTKFILVWAVYSSFFTPFEFGFFRGLPDKLFVLDIVGQIAFLIDIVLKFFVAYRDPDTYRIVRNPTSIALRYCKSSFIFDLLGCFPWDIIYKACGSKEEVRYLLWIRLTRALKVTEFFRDLEKDIRVNYLFTRIVKLIVVEIYCTHTAACIFYYLATTLPESMEGNTWIGSLKLGEYSYDHFRELDLIKLYTTSLYFAIVTMATVGYGDIHAVNVREMIFVMIYVSFDMILGAYLIGNMTALIVKGSRTERFRDKMKEVIRYMNRNKLGKEIREQIKGHLRLQYESSYTEASVLQDIPISIRAKISQTLYKPYVESTPLFKGCSAEFIQQIVIRLQEEFFLPGEVILEQGSAVDQIYFVCHGALEGVGIGEDGQEETILMLEPESSFGEIAILCNIPQPYSVRVCELCRLLRLDKQSFTNILEIYFVDGRKILSNLTDNNEYGGRVKQIESDITFHIGKQEAELTLRVNSAAFYGDLNQLKGLIRAGADPKNTDYDGRSPLHLAASKGYEDVAQFLIHEGADIDLADKFGNTPLLEAVKQGHDRVAALLFGRGAKLNLENAGSHLCMAVSKGDSDFVRRALAYGADPDSKDYDHRSPLHIAAADGLYMMAKMLVDAGASVFATDRWGTTPLDEGRKSGSKPLMMLLEQAKADELSKFPARGEEVRDRMHPRRCSVFPNHPWDDGAGRREGVTLWIPHTIDGLIRSAQEKLGLSGSGLRLLGEDGARVQEVDMVHDGQKLYLVGGDDGTGQSE